The Melospiza georgiana isolate bMelGeo1 chromosome Z, bMelGeo1.pri, whole genome shotgun sequence genome contains a region encoding:
- the CZH9orf40 gene encoding uncharacterized protein C9orf40 homolog, whose amino-acid sequence MAKRRAEPLMCHVPVKRLLREPALPRAGERRPRAEPGGAGPAALKRPLEEAEAPPGKRLGPGAPRTQPGDAGGGRRRRGGTVAPQDAPAAEGRAGDRGKERAAAAAEQEEEFCQYNSFLYWRAPLPAIDLSDIQNLDEETPSGAKTAARTDTAETEMET is encoded by the exons ATGGCCAAGCGGCGCGCGGAGCCGCTGATGTGCCACGTGCCCGTGAAGCGGCTGCTGCGCGAGCCGGCGCTGCCCCGCGCGGGCGAGCGGCGGCCCCGGGCAGAGCCGggcggcgccggccccgccgcgctcaAGCGCCCGCTGGAGGAGGCGGAGGCGCCGCCGGGAAAGCGGCTCGGGCCCGGCGCCCCCCGTACGCAGCCGGGGGacgcgggcggcgggcggcggcggcgcggcggaaCTGTTGCGCCCCAGGACGCGCCGGCGGCGGAGGGACGCGCGGGTGACCGGGGCAAAGAgcgggccgccgccgccgccgag CAAGAAGAGGAATTCTGTCAATATAACTCATTCCTGTACTGGAGAGCCCCACTGCCTGCTATTGATTTGTCTGATATTCAGAACCTAGATGAAGAGACTCCATCGGGTGCCAAAACTGCTGCAAGGACTGATACTGCAGAGACTGAAATGGAAACCTGA